The sequence aaacgatttagtaacctcttgtgagcttttagtttttaatggttctgaccacgcatattttgaaaacgtatcaattacattaagtatgtatctgaatccatcattttcctttgaaaacctaatcattacaaacaaggtctgcagcccacaaatcatcaatacccaaagttacaatttttctcttagggaatcgcttaaccacaggtttatgaacctctaatgctcgaagcaggatttctttccgactttctttctgcttcattaattcctgatactaacTACAATtcacttacagtataccaaactagtaatttataagggtgcgatgtctcgcgcggcgcggtggtgattggacagtgacgaggccgcgtaacgattgtttgtatacttatagaaacaagacgcggtgtctcacacggcgcggtggtggtgacggttcagcagtctcgcggacgcggtgatgacgaggcgcgtgccgattgcttggcggtgacggttcagcagtcgcgcggtgcggtgctgacgaggcgcgtgccgattgcttgtacacttacagtaacaacgcgtggtgtcggtggcggacagcgatgacatgcgtggtgattcgcgcggcgcggttctgactacccgtactcacactcttagtcgctttctaaaaaaattgcggtggcgggacagcgatgacatgcgtggtgattcgcgcggcgcggttctgaccacccgtactcacactcttagtcgctctctaaaaattctgtcccagattcggtctcacacggtttgtcccagaaccggtctcgggtgctcctgtcccagcaacggccaaagtatactactagtAACCTTAAACATAACTCAGTATCACTAGAACTGTGTTGATGGATTGGAAGAAAGCGGTATACTCCATCAACGAGTATCTGGACTGTATGAGGTAAACTTAGAACATAACTCAGTAATCACTAGAACTGTGTTGATGGATTGGAAGAAAGCGGTATACACCATCAACGAGTATCTGGACTGTATGAGTAACCTTAAACATAACTCAGTATTACTAGAACTGTGTTGATGGATTGGAAGAAAGCGGTATACACCATCAACGAGTATCTGGACTGTATGAGTAACCTTAAGACATAACTCAGTATCACTAGAACTGTGTTGATGGATTGGAACAAAGCGGTATACACTATCAACGAATATCTGGACTGTATGAGTAACCTTAAACATAACTCAGTATCACTAAAACTGTGTTGATGGATTGGAAGAAAGCGGTATACACCATCAACGAATATCTGGACTGTATGAGTAACCTTAAACATAACTCAGTATCACTAGAACTGTGTTGATGGATTGGAAGAAAGCGGTATACACCATCAACGAGTATCTGGACTGGTATGAGTAACCTCAAACATAACTCAGTATCACTAGAACTGTGTTGATGGATTGGAAGAAAGCGGTATACACCATCAACGAGTATCTGAACTGTATGAGTAACCTTAAACATAACTCAGTATCACTAGAACTGTGTTGATGGATTGGAAGAAAGCGGTATACCTCCATCAACGAGTATCTGGACTGTATGAGTAACCTTAAACATAACTCAGTATCACTAGAAACTGTGTTGATGGATTGGAAGAAAGCGGTATACACCATCAACGAGTATCTGGACTGTATGAGTAAACCTTAAAAACATAACTCAGTATCACTAGAACTGTGTTGATGGATTGGAAGAAAGCGGGTATACATCATCAACGAGTATCTGGACTGTATGAGTAACCTTAAAACATAACTCAGTATCACTAAAACTGTGTTGATGGATTGGAAGAAAGCGGTATACACCATCAACGAATATCTGGACTGTATGAGTAACCTTAAACATAACTCAGTATCACTAGAACTGTGTTGATGGATTGGAAGAAGAAAGCGGTATATACTCCATCAACGAGTATCTGGACTGTTATGAGTAACCTTAAACATAGTTCAGTATCACTAAAACTGTGTTGATGGATTAGAAGAAAGCGATAAACACAATCAAATAGTTATCTGAACCGTATAAGTAAGCTCATacataaatcagtaacactagaaTTGTGTTAATGGATTGGAAGACAGAGGTATACACCTTCAACGTGTAAATCTGGACTGTATAAGTAACGTTAACAGTAATTCAGTATCACTAAAACTGTTGATGGATTGGAAGAAAGCACTATCAACGCGTATCTAGACTGTATGAGTAACCTTAAACATAACTCAGTTTTACGCTAGAACTGTGTTGATGGGTTGGAAGAAAGCGGTATACACCATCAACGAGGATCTGGACTGTATCAGTAATCTACAACATAACCTAATAACACCGGAACTAAAAATTACGTGTTCtataatgtattctttttttattttaatatgtcgCCTTTTCTGAACtcactgtttataaataaaccttttttgcATTCTTAGATGtgttttcttgttatttaaaacGAGATTTCGAAGGTAGTGCTAatgaatacacacacacacacacatacacacacacacacacacacatttatgtCTATTGGGTCAATTGCCGCGTAAGATTAACAGAGAGACCGACTCAGTGCTACAAATACTTTGGTCATCTCGCCAGTCAATGTAAAAGCAATGTGGACCGGACCAAAACTTTGCATTAAGTGTGGGAAAGACGGCCACAAAGTGGCAGAATGCAAGAATGTAGCAAAGTGTGCTCTGTGCGACGAACATGCCTGCAGGGAAGACACAGCTCATCATGCAGGTACTAGCAGATGCCCCTTCTTCAGAGAGGCACTCCAAGAAGCTGAAAAAGCAGACGGAAATGAGAGTACTTCAGCTCAACCTAAACCATTGTGAGGCGGCGCACGACCTGCTTATGCAGACAGTGCGCGAATTGAAGATTGATGTAGTTGTAATAGCAGAACCCTACAGGCACTTAAAGCAGTCAACCGTGGGAAGAGGACAGAACAACCAAGGCTTGTCATATGGTCTTGCGGCAAGTTTCCTTTACAGAGTGTGGCTAATACTACAGAGTCCGGCTTCGGTAGCTGTGGGGATAGATGGGGTCCGATTCTACAGTTGTTATGCACCACCGAGTCTCTCCATGGATGAATTCACCGACGACTTCCTGGACCTGCTGACCGAGGATGCGAAGCAGCACTATCCGGTGGTAATCGCCGGCGACTTCAATTCCTGGGCAGTTGACTGGGGCAGCAGGGCGACCAATGCAAGAGGTAAAGCACTTTTGGAGGCCATCGCCAAACTGGACGTAGTCCTGCTCAACACTTGGTTGAAACCCCAACGTTTACCAAAGGAGAGGCAAGTTCCATCATCGATCTGACATTATGTCAGCAGCAGCCTCATCAATCGCAGCCATATCTGGAAAGTGATGGACATTTACACAGCCAGTGGATCACAGTGCTCTATTCTGGGAAATAGCGACGAGCCCGAATCTTAAAAGACCAACCATGCGATCAGTCGCGGTTGGATGGAGAGCGAAAATCTTTCGACCCATCTGCGATGGTAGTGAGTTTTGGAATAGTAGTCCGATCGTCGGGGAGTGCGCTGAAGAGAAAGCTAATGATCTAATGAAGAGAGTTGCTCAGGCCTGCGATGGCGAGTATGACGCGGAAAACGTGGCATGAGCAAACGCCCTGCGGTACACTGGTGGAACGATCAGATCAGTGTCCTTGGTAAAGAGTACCAGAAGAAAAGACGAATATCTCAGCGTGGCTACCGACGACCTAATTCTGCGGAGCTGGTGGCAGAATACAAAACAGCGCGCCGCCGGCTGAACAAAGCTATCAAAGATAGCAAAAGGCAATGCTGGAGGAGCTCATAAATGAGGTAGACAAGGATCCGTGGGGCAGACCGTACAAGGTGGCTATGACCCGCATAAAAACCAGACAACACCGTCGCCCACATGCCCACAATTTCTGAAGACGATCGTTACCGCACTGTTCCCTAGGGCAAACGGAAATTCGAATACCCGTCTCTTAGTGCAGTGTGAACTGGAAGAAATCCCGCCAGTTTCAGAAAACGAAACTGATGGAAAGCGTGTAACCGAGTAGGGAATAGTAAAGCACCGGGATTAGACGGAATCCCAAAACATCGCCTTAAAAACAGCAATTAAGGCAGCACCAGCACTGTTCACTGACGTCTACACCACATGCCTCAAAGGAGGGATTTTTCCTCGAAAGTGGAAACAGCAACGACTGGTACTGCTTCCTAAAGGAAAAAAGCCACCAGAAGAACCGTCATCTTACCGTCCACTATGTATGCTAGATACGGCGGGTAAGATAACTTGAACGAATCATCCACCAGAGGATTGAGGCGATAGTCGATCCACTCCTGGCAGACAATCAATACGGTTTTCGAAAAGGACTATCAACCCTGGATGCGATCAACCTGGTTGTAAAACACGGCCAAGGATGCAATCGCAGGAACTAGGTGGAAGCGTGGTACGAAGAAATACTGTCTAGTGGCCGCTTTAGACATCAGGAATGCATTCAACTCCGCAAAACTGGGATCGGATCATGCAAGCCCTACAAGAGAAGGACGTGCCAGAATACCTATGCAGGATAGTGGCTAGCTACTTCACGGATAGAATCCTGAAATATGACACAAAGAATGGCCCAACAGAATATGAAGTTACTGGAGGTGTTTCCACAGGGCTCAGTTCTTGGTCCTTTGTTGTGGAATATTATGTATGATGGCCTCCTAAGAATACCACTACCAACTGAAGCAAAACTTGCAGCATTTTGCAGATGATGCAGCCGTAGTGATTGTCGCGAAGCATCTTGAAGAGATAAAACTAATCTTCGACATCGTATTTAGACGTATTAAGCTATGGATGGATATGATGTACTTGGAGCTAGCCAAGCATAAGACCGAAGCAGTGCTTATTACCGGCAGAAAAGTAATGGAAACTGTCAAGCTGAATGTCGGCGTACAAGAAATCACATCACAACCATTTATTCGATATCTGGGAGTGATGCTTGATGCCCGACTAAACTTTAAGCAGCAAGTAGGACCACGTGAGTGCCAAAGCATTCAGTAGTAAGAGCAAGCCTATCACGGCTCATGCCTAACGTTGGAGGCCCAAAGCAGTGCAGAAGGAGCTTACTTTCGTCAGTTGTCACCTCGGTGCTGACTTATGGAATCTCCATCTGGGCGGATGCCCTTGAAGTCCAAGAGACAACAAGAAAAGTCGCATCCATCTATCGACTAAGCGCCTTGAGAGTGTCCAGTGCCTTCCGCACAGTATCAGAAGAAGCGGCGTGCGTTATTGCCGGAATGCTGCCTGTCCGAGTGCTAGCCGAAGAAAGGCGAGCCCTCTATCAACGACGAAAATCATCTGCGTCGAGTCTTGATGAACTTAGGACCGGAAGAACGGCAGTATAGTATACGCCGTTGGCAAGCGCAGTGGGATGCCGCGGAGAAAGGTAGGTGGACGTACCGCCTAATACGACAACTGGATTACCTGGCTGAATAGAAGTCACGGAGAGGGTCAATTACTATATGACACAAATACTATTAGGACACGGTTGCTTATCTCTTATCGCTTTAAGCACGATAATTCGCCGGAGTGTCCGTCCTGTCCTGGAGTCTCCGAAGATGCAGAACACGTATTCTTTATGTGCCCTAGATTCAGTTTGCAGCGTAACAACCTGGAAACTATTCTTAACCGGACACTGCATCCAGAAACACTAGTAGAAGCTATGCTGTCATCGAAAGCTACATGGGACGCCAACCAGCACATTCGCCATGGAGGTGCTGAAAGAACTAAGGTCTATTGAAAGGCAGAGGTACAAACTCCGCAATAACTAGACGAGAAGAAATGACTTCAACCACCTGATGAAAGAGCAGAAATGCTAGATTCTCCCCCTGCGATGTAATGCCTAACGGAGGTTTCCACAGGGATTCAGAGACTGGAGTATAGGGGAAGTTTTTTAGTCGGTATTAGCATTGGCTTACAGTCACCAGCCAATGTTCGAGTCCGACATACCCAGGCAAAACACCTAAGCCTGGCATGcggaaatgcatttttttttcacaaccctaaaaaaaaaacacacacatacatttatatatatatgtgtgtatatatatatatatatatatataaaatatatatatatatatatatatgtgtgtgtgtgtgtgtgtggtgtgtgtgtgtgtgtgtgtgtgtgtgtgtgtgtgtgtgtgtgtgtgtgtgtgtgtgtgtgtgtgtgtaagtagatatgaatatggcggttctagcgcacttttgggacaggacagaaaatcaagggaaaatactgtttaaaggacaataaacgaatctgtaaaatcaaacagtaagggcggttctagctcacttttgtgGGACAGAcgggtaaatcaatgaaaaatactgttttaaaaggacaataaacgaatctgtaactccacgaatgaaaaattaccgaatctatagctgtttgcttctacttttcttgagctgtcaaatcaatctatttgaaatgtctgctacgacgaaaaatcttctactctacaaaattgatagtaacacagtctttatctttaatagtcttctttccagtaacaaccaagtgtaatttttcatttttgtttaattctttaatctttttctcatccaaaacagtcaaaaatctgttcggcaagtgtactttacaatcttccaactcggcaattattgtaaacccgaatttatctttcattttctccaaattccaagattctatatctctttttttctctccaattccactaatttcttatattctttgaatcttagttcaccaaccttattcaactcttgtaacagcgccgccatttattatagaaaaatcttttaactacagttttagttctacaataaatagaacaatctgaaaacatttgaccagaaattgtgctgattaatgtgttttgtgtcaaaaatcaccacttctcaaaattttagtttaacaaatttttgctctctttaaatatggagcggaaaaagattagagtgcccatactgcaaaaaaagatgtttttaaacatcattacaccaggcattataattcaaagaatcatctgaaaaataaagaatatttatgaaaaagaactaaattatttgagggacttgggctaaagagaatcaaatcaatggtcacgaaaagatgtacaatatagaaaaaattgcgtgaattaaagaaaagctttaaggaagataaaaaagatctcaatctatttaatgatgaaaaaattcaatcaatcgctgaaaaattgtccatagaaacaaacgataaaactaagtctgaaatgatcgaagaaattgataaaactcttaacgaaaaaacctgaaaatatcatagatgtagaagtttttatcctcaatacacggtcttttcaagcaatacattttaaacgaatttaaaacgataagttcatgtcaatttacaaatatctatcaattatgaggccagagattaaaagtttaatagaaacatttcaagaaaccgttaaaaaatatgaaaggtttatttatctttagaatgcgaatacgaacgaactttagtgaacggtgaaaacacaaacgtgtccaatgtactttactatacaatcagacgaaatatttgacgtaaacgactttattactaagcaatttaataaattaacacatcgagaacagacaaaatcatccaaataagggttctggatggacatttaaaagctgcaaacaactagttttgagccttaacaaacacgaaatgatgaacgcaggatcatatatcgatttgccaaagaaaatcaaagataaaaaagcttgtataaatatcaaaaataaagatgattattgctttatttattctatccgatgtgctattgaaaaacccgaaagagactgcgaaagatcaaaaacaatatgaaaaatttgtaaatgacgagatatttttcaggtttcgagtatccaatgtccttaaaagatatacaattatttgagaagaaacgaagttacaattccaagtacaaatatccaaaaatgtctatcaatgtctacagttttgatgaaagtattaaggttgttccgttacaaatttctgaaaaatatgatgcagaattaaatattgatctactgtatgtaaaacaagaagacaaatcccatttttgttttgataactgatttaaatagattagtgagttctcagttatctaaacacgaacataaaaaattgctatgtagaagatgtttaagccatttctacaaatctggagatttagcagatcatttagaaatttgcaagcaacatgaagtatgcaaacctattatgccatttccaggtcaaacaactaaatttactaattatcaaaagaagtttagccatccgtacgttatttatatggatttttgagagcatattagaaaaaattccgacatgcaagaacaatccacaaagatcgactaacaaccaagattcagaagcacattccttatggttttactctatatttagtgtcaaatgtgaccaatcgtatgtacaagccgatatgttatcgagcaaaaaatgaagaagatttgccaaatgttcctgcaaaattgtttgaagaactcaataaattatcgaaatacatagcgaaaaaatataattctaagaacaaaaaacctatgaaattgactgaagaagaagaaatttcataccaaaatgcaaacgtttgtcatatctgtgaatggtctgcttatgatgttgggtcaattcagtatggtttttactcctgatagttggaaagataagagttataataaagtgagagatcattgtcatttaaccggcaagtttcgaggcgcagctcatgcatgttgcaatctaaatttgaaatttcctcagaatattcccgttttctgccacaatatgtcaaattacgatactcatttgtacataaaagaattggctaaacagtacggtaatgttgatttgattgcaaacaccgatgaaaaatatataaattattctgtaaattcaggatatggatatgaattcgaaggtgataagccaagaaaattcatcaagttttcgttcgttagacacgttcagattcatggcctcgttctatagaaaagttagctaaaaatctaaagaaagaagacttcaaacatacaaatcattttatacaagatggacgaatattgaacgcaattctagaaaagacaaccaaatgacgaagaagaaatctttacaattctatctggaaaaggtatatttccttaacgaatttatcgatagtattgaaaaacttgattacacagaagagctgaaaattcaagatttctattcacttttgacagacgagagcatatctgagaaagattatcaacactacttgagcgtttggaacaaattaaaagagaaaaatcttggaaattactctgatttgtacaatatccaagatgttttattgcttgctgatatattcgaaaatttcagaaacatttgccttaattgtttataaactcgatccggcacactatctaacatctcccagtctcgcatgggacgcaatgttaaaattaacgaaaattgagcttcagctaattaacgattataatatgtatttgatgattgaaaaaggcattcgcgggggcatttctcagtgtattaagcgatatgttaaagcaaataacaaatatttgaaagatttcgataagacaaagcccgaaaactatttgtttatacgttgatgctaataacctttatgggtatggcctaatgcaaaaactgccgtttagtgatatcaagtggatggatccaaaaacttacacaactgcagaatggaaagaaacaattttggaactcactggcgacgaagattatggctatattctcgaagtcgatcttggatatccaacaaatttacacgaacatcacaaggatttacctcttgctccagaacattttaaaaacaaactttgcacaactctactggataaaactgtaatacgttgttcattcgagaaatttgaagttctatttggaacaaggtatgattttgaaacatgtgaatagagttattgcattcgatcagaagccttttatgaaagaatacattgattttaacacaaacatgagaaccaaagctacaagcgactttgaaaaggacttttataagctgatgaacaactcagtttttggaaaatctatggaaaatgtgagaaacagatgtgatattaagcttggaaatgaagaattttcaatgaaacaagctaagaaaacaaatttcaaatgctttaacatctttgacgacaactgtatagcgagtcacatgtacaaaacaaaaggttaaatttaacaaaccgatttacataggattttcagttctcgacctctcaaaattgctaatgtacgagttttattacaacaaattaaagaagtttgatccagatttgaatctgtgttacatggatacagacagttatttcctagaattgaaacgagatccttttaaaattattaaagaaaatatagatgactttgatacaagtgattatccaaaagatcatgaatgtttcactactaaaaataagaaggtaatagggaaattcaaagatgagttaaatagcgaagttttagaagaattttgtggtttaaggtctaagatgtactcgtacaaatatctagataaaaacccagttaggtgtaaaggaattaagagaagcgttgtaaataaaacaataaatatcgaaaacttgaagagatgtttgttcgaagataaagaagaatttagggagatgacagtcatcaaaagttataaacatgagttgtacactgttaccataaacaagctggcactgaacgctaaagatgataagagaattgtcctagaaaataagatcgatacagtaccgtatggctataaaaatgaagcaaaatctgatatattagacgaattaaataaacttggaaactttgatatgtaaatggaagatgatttaattcactgtcacaagtgtaaaaagaaaacgaaaaatatcgattcaaaaatcgttcaaactcaaaatggattgtatagaattgctgcaaaatgttcaaaatgtaagacaaacaagagtaagtttataaagaatccaaatccaaaacctgttaagcaagaattgaagactaaagatgagatagagattgaagctcgagaaattcatgcaccagtacgaaaaaagtttaaaaagagaaaaattataacattaggaattgacgatttatgggcagcagatttagttataatgtctaactattcggatcaaaatgatggattcaagtatatgttaaatgttattgatactttctcaaaatatgcttggtcaagagctatcaaaagaaaaacggtaaagatgtttcaaaagccttcgaagatatagtaaaagacgcgataaagatcaattacaaaccgccaaatctacttcatacagataagggtttagagtttaaaaataaagaatttaacgaagttttgagaaaatacaacattaagatttatcatactgaaaacgaagagaaatcaagtattgtagagagatataacagaactcaaaatgagagaatgaaagtaatttttgagattaataaaaactttaaatggatcgatattcttaaaaaaaattgtaaacaattataacgatacagttcacagcacaatcaaaatgaaaccgaaagacgtagataaggatgcagaaaaggagttattagagaccgttttcaagtatgttccacctgaaattcacacgaaaactaaatttaaagtcaatgatcatgtaagaattgttagtaaaaaaacaaacattttcgaacaaatataagaacaattggtcaagagaaatctttgtgatttatcaaattaataacacagatcctgtaacttatagtataaaagatttaaataatgaagaaataaccggaaagttttatgaatatgaattgaagaagtcaaaactgtaatataaattttctatatataaatggcgcatcaaaagaaatgtacaaagtgcaaagaatttaaagatttaaatgaattttataaagataaaaataggaaagatggaatgcattataattgcaaagattgtgaaagggaatatcataaagaattatatgataaaataggaaaattaactttggaagataaagaatgtcttaaatgtaaagaaactaaaaaaaatttcagagtttaatagtgatcactatagtagagataagaaagactcatattgtaaaaattgtgtaaagaagaatcttcatatagattatattatgaagatactcattgtgaatgtggaagaattataaaatggttaaataactatgaaaaacatttacaaaccaaatatcataagttaagagtttttaataaaatttagtaacattttcatcgtgtaataattttttctataaatggagtctcaaaagaaatgtacaaagtgtcaagaagagaatagaaaagactgttattgtaaggaattatacgttaaaatgaacaaattaactttagaagagaaaaagtgt comes from Homalodisca vitripennis isolate AUS2020 unplaced genomic scaffold, UT_GWSS_2.1 ScUCBcl_2079;HRSCAF=6470, whole genome shotgun sequence and encodes:
- the LOC124371823 gene encoding uncharacterized protein LOC124371823, with the protein product MPNVGGPKQCRRSLLSSVVTSVLTYGISIWADALEVQETTRKVASIYRLSALRVSSAFRTVSEEAACVIAGMLPVRVLAEERRALYQRRKSSASSLDELRTGRTAV